From Candidatus Limnocylindrales bacterium, the proteins below share one genomic window:
- the leuD gene encoding 3-isopropylmalate dehydratase small subunit, whose amino-acid sequence MPASSAVTMTVPMVTTIRGPIFKIPKNDVDTDQIIPARYLTKSDKSGFGPFVMESLEFEGFDRNSPAFKQAKILIVGENFGCGSSREHAVWAIQAHGIQAIIGTTFARIFYQNSIACGLPVIRISPEEIQKLFSLENGTDIQIDLEKKIIQVGEDQIPFALDEYDQALLRDGGLVGFAYKRYVKGVNN is encoded by the coding sequence ATGCCCGCTTCATCTGCCGTTACTATGACCGTTCCCATGGTTACAACCATCCGGGGACCTATTTTTAAAATTCCTAAAAATGATGTGGATACCGACCAGATCATACCGGCTCGTTACCTGACCAAATCCGACAAATCTGGTTTTGGACCTTTTGTCATGGAGAGTCTTGAGTTTGAGGGATTCGACCGTAATAGCCCGGCCTTCAAACAGGCTAAAATTTTGATTGTCGGAGAGAATTTCGGCTGTGGTTCTTCTCGAGAACACGCTGTCTGGGCTATTCAAGCCCATGGCATTCAGGCCATTATTGGAACTACGTTCGCCCGAATCTTCTATCAAAATAGTATTGCCTGTGGACTCCCTGTTATTCGGATCTCCCCGGAAGAGATCCAAAAACTCTTTTCCCTTGAAAACGGTACCGACATACAAATCGATCTGGAGAAAAAGATCATCCAGGTTGGGGAGGATCAAATCCCCTTTGCCTTAGACGAATATGATCAGGCCCTACTTCGGGATGGAGGGTTGGTAGGATTCGCCTATAAACGGTATGTAAAAGGTGTTAACAACTGA